A single region of the Pyricularia oryzae 70-15 chromosome 4, whole genome shotgun sequence genome encodes:
- a CDS encoding glucan 1,3-beta-glucosidase 2, translating to MSPPDSSRQTGRHREAGSRKHHKRKSSSHAHRQSRTDESGSSNGRPLSIDALARLNEVNATRSPRHQSRDRDRERDRDVARDKERHRQREEEREYERVRVRDHERSRDQRRERDSRARRPERTEYKEVDRLEDAHRPKKDKKRKKRIVSGAALEEGRGKDLRGLRGGGHSSSDSLEKEPLQPKKQPRWKNKKFLCLIGIGIGIVLLILIIAVAVVVSKQNNNADSSDPKSNLKDIDRNSIPPGAPSYLNPFEWQDTKDFNLTYTDQTVGDLPVMGLFSSWDDSKRANDNVPPLNKPWGSYASRPARGVNLGGWLSIEPFITADLYDWDQRTGVIDEWTLCSRLGSACPAFLEKHYSSFVNEQTFKDIQAAGLDHIRIPFSYWAVQTYDGDPYVFRTSWRYLLRAIEWARKYGLRINLDLHGLPGSQNGWNHSGRQGEIGWLNGTDGALNAQRSLDIHDRLSKFFAQDRYRNIITHYGLANEPKMTALRAQDVVDWTSKAYDLVRKNGIKDAIVVFGDGFMGLYKWQGQLTGYGNGLALDVHQYVIFNSDQIAYNHTRKIEYACDGWTKQTTESMNTATGFGPTLIAEWSQADTDCAKHLTNVGWGNRWTGTYRSGDPSSEALSPRCPTKDSRCECGTANADASRYSDTYKTFLRTFAEAQMHSFEKGWGWFYWTWDASHAQWSYKKGLAAGILPAKAWERSFNCDLGNIPSFAGLPETY from the exons ATGAGTCCTCCAGACTCGTCGAGACAAACGGGGCGACACCGGGAAGCGGGATCCCGCAAACACCACAAGAGGAAATCAAGCTCGCATGCGCATCGCCAATCGAGAACAGACGAAAGCGGCTCAAGCAATGGACGACCGCTGTCGATTGATGCATTGGCGAGACTCAACGAGGTGAACGCAACACGGTCACCCCGACACCAAAGCAGAGACCGGGACAGGGAACGGGATAGGGATGTTGCTAGGGATAAAGAGAGACACAGGCAGCGCGAGGAAGAAAGAGAGTACGAACGGGTAAGGGTCCGTGACCACGAGCGTAGTCGGGATCAACGTCGTGAGAGGGATTCAAGAGCCAGGAGACCAGAACGCACCGAATACAAGGAGGTCGACAGGTTAGAAGACGCTCACAGGCcgaagaaggacaagaagcgCAAGAAGCGCATCGTCAGTGGTGCGGCCCTTGAAGAGGGGCGGGGCAAGGATCTGAGAGGATTGAGGGGTGGCGGTCACAGCAGTAGTGACAGTCTGGAAAAGGAACCGCTACAGCCGAAGAAGCAGCCAAGATGGAAGAACAAGAAGTTTTTGTGTC TGATCGGTATTGGAATCGGCATTGTCCTGCTCATTCTCATCATCGCAGTAGCTGTAGTCGTCAGCAAACAGAATAACAACGCCGACTCGTCCGACCCCAAGTCAAATCTGAAGGATATTGATCGAAATAGTATTCCTCCCGGCGCGCCCTCCTACCTTAACCCGTTTGAATGGCAGGACACCAAGGACTTCAACCTCACCTACACGGATCAGACAGTTGGTGATCTACCTGTTATGGGTCTGTTCAGTAGCTGGGATGATTCAAAACGGGCCAATGACAATGTCCCACCTCTCAACAAGCCCTGGGGCTCGTATGCATCTCGCCCAGCGCGAGGAGTGAACCTTGGAGGGTGGTTATCTATCGAGCCATTCATCACGGCTGATCTATACGACTGGGACCAGAGGACAGGAGTCATCGACGAATGGACTCTGTGCAGCAGGTTGGGGTCGGCATGCCCAGCCTTTCTGGAAAAGCACTACTCTTCATTTGTCAACGAGCAAACCTTCAAGGACATCCAAGCGGCAGGCCTCGACCATATCCGCATACCCTTCAGCTACTGGGCTGTTCAGACGTACGACGGCGATCCTTATGTCTTCCGTACGTCGTGGCGCTATCTGCTGAGGGCGATTGAGTGGGCAAGGAAGTACGGCCTGCGAATCAACCTCGATCTCCACGGTCTACCGGGTAGCCAGAACGGGTGGAACCACAGTGGGAGACAGGGAGAAATCGGGTGGCTGAACGGAACTGATGGTGCACTAAACGCACAGCGATCACTCGACATACATGACCGCCTGTCCAAATTTTTTGCCCAGGACCGTTACCGCAACATCATCACGCATTATGGCCTGGCTAACGAGCCCAAGATGACTGCCTTGAGAGCTCAGGACGTGGTCGACTGGACATCCAAGGCGTATGACTTGGTGCGGAAGAATGGTATTAAGGATGCCATCGTCGTCTTTGGCGATGGCTTCATGGGGCTGTACAAATGGCAGGGCCAACTCACCGGCTACGGCAATGGACTCGCGCTGGACGTCCATCAGTATGTCATTTTCAACTCGGACCAGATTGCATACAATCACACGCGCAAAATCGAGTATGCATGCGATGGTTGGACAAAGCAGACAACAGAGAGTATGAATACAGCCACGGGTTTTGGCCCTACCCTCATTGCGGAGTGGTCGCAGGCGGATACAGACTGCGCCAAGCACCTGACAAATGTTGGAT GGGGCAACAGATGGACTGGAACATACCGCAGCGGTGACCCTTCATCCGAAGCGTTGTCGCCGCGATGCCCAACCAAGGATTCGCGATGCGAGTGCGGAACGGCAAATGCAGACGCTTCGAGATACAGCGATACGTACAAGACCTTCTTGCGGACATTCGCGGAAGCCCAGATGCACAGCTTTGAGAAGGGCTGGGGCTGGTTCTACTGGACCTGGGACGCTTCGCATGCGCAATGGAGCTACAAGAAGGGCCTCGCTGCCGGGATCCTGCCTGCCAAGGCCTGGGAACGATCATTCAACTGCGACTTGGGGAATATCCCAAGCTTTGCTGGTCTACCCGAGACAtattag
- a CDS encoding F-actin-capping protein subunit alpha: MTKSTEGRCDFLVASRAVSYQDTFAFGVAPHSVAYSDNADAPFFHNSYPRLAIAPVKTTSQTSSLLRSRRIDIKSISSGDAKVVSKLAPAFERYNEEQFTTVKLPGGSQKVIVSAHNSLGDGRYYDVESSSSFAFDHTTQKASAVQSYALESAHSDLVNGRWRSLYTLDPASGAIDGSIKVDVHYYEDGNVRLLTDKATTATVPSATGSAIVKEIGSSEKKYQEELNRGFTDLSEGAFKGLRRQLPVTRQKIEWDKVASYRLGQDIGGGRRQG, from the exons ATGACCAAGTCTACCGAG GGTAGGTGTGACTTTCTGGTCGCCTCCAGAGCTGTCAGTTACCAGGATACCTTCGCGTTTGGTGTTGCCCCGCATTCAGTCGCCTACTCCGACAACGCGGATGCTCCATTCTTCCACAACAGCTATCCTCGTCTAGCAATCGCGCCGGTCAAGACGAC CTCGCAGACGTCGTCGCTG CTAAGATCTCGGCGCATAGACATCAAGTCGATATCGTCAGGCGATGCGAAGGTTGTTTCAAAGCTCGCGCCCGCATTCGAGAGGTATAACGAAGAGCAATTCACCACAGTGAAGTTGCCAGGAGGAAGCCAGAAGGTCATCGTCAGCGCCCACAACTCGCTGGGCGACGGTCGCTACTACGATGTCGAGAGCTCATCGAGCTTTGCCTTTGATCACACAACCCAG AAAGCCAGTGCCGTTCAAAGCTACGCACTGGAAAGCGCACATTCAGACCTTGT GAACGGACGGTGGCGATCTCTGTACACGCTTGACCCAGCATCAGGAGCCATCGACGGTTCGATCAAAGTCGACGTGCACTattacgaggacggcaaCGTTCGACTTCTGACGGACAAGGCCACAACCGCTACGGTGCCCTCGGCCACTGGCAGTGCGATCGTGAAGGAGATTGGCAGCAGCGAGAAGAAGTATCAGGAAGAACTGAACCGGGGCTTTACAGACCTCAGCGAAGGGGCCTTCAAAGGGCTCAGGAGGCAACTGCCAGTAACCCGTCAGAAGATTGAGTGGGACAAGGTCGCAAGCTACCGGCTGGGGCAGGATATCGGCGGGGGCAGGCGTCAGGGCTAG
- a CDS encoding 2-oxoisovalerate dehydrogenase subunit beta, whose translation MNAAAVTRPLRGFLANSRPAVPSISKSQRQRLYSTHPPNARLNVPIDYSTTPLLAHSSQTALSNPELSPEVRNGATKRMNLFQAINDALSTALAEDESVMLFGEDVAFGGVFRCSMGLAEKHGGERVFNTPLCEQGIMGFAIGMAAEGMRPVAEIQFADYVFPAFDQMVNEAAKFRYRDGANGRSAGGLTVRMPCGLVGHGALYHSQSPESLFTHIPGFRVVMPRSPVQAKGLLLAAIRSNDPVVFMEPKVLYRAAVEQVPMASYTLPLSKAEILKEGKDLTIISYGQPLYICQNAIATAEKDLGISVELIDLRTIYPWDKECVFESVRKTGRAIVVHESMVNQGVGAEVAACIQEDADTFNRLEAPVERVAGWSIPTPLAFEKFNAPDAARVYDRIKRVMEY comes from the exons ATGAACGCCGCGGCAGTCACGAGGCCTCTGAGGGGCTTCTTGGCTAATTCACGACCTGCCGTCCCGTCCATATCGAAATCACAAAGGCAAAGATTGTATTCGACTCACCCACCAAACGCAAGGCTTAACGTACCAATAGACTACTCGACGACCCCTCTCCTTGCCCACAGCTCCCAGACTGCTCTCAGCAACCCAGAGCTATCGCCCGAGGTCAGGAATGGTGCGACCAAGCGCATGAACCTCTTCCAGGCCATCAACGATGCCCTATCCACAGCCCTCGCCGAGGATGAGTCGGTGATGCTTTTCGGTGAGGACGTAGCTTTTGGTGGTGTCTTCCGCTGCTCCATGGGTCTTGCAGAAAAGCACGGAGGGGAGCGGGTCTTCAACACGCCGCTGTGTGAGCAAGGAATTATGGGATTCGCTATCGGAATGGCCGCCGAGGGGATGAGGCCCGTTGCTGAAATACAATTCGCCGACTACGTCTTCCCAGCCTTTGACCAAATGGTCAACGAGGCCGCCAAGTTCAGGTATAGAGACGGTGCCAACGGCAGAAGCGCGGGAGGTTTGACTGTGCGCATGCCCTGCGGGCTGGTCGGCCATGGCGCGCTCTACCATTCGCAAAGCCCCGAGAGTCTGTTCACGCACATACCCGGCTTCCGAGTCGTCATGCCGCGGTCACCCGTCCAGGCCAAGGGCCTCCTGCTCGCCGCAATTCGCAGCAACGATCCTGTCGTGTTCATGGAGCCCAAGGTGCTGTACCGTGCTGCCGTCGAGCAGGTGCCGATGGCATCGTACACGCTGCCACTTTccaaagccgagatcctgaaAGAGGGCAAGGACCTCACCATTATCTCGTATGGCCAGCCTCTGTATATTTGCCAAAACGCAATCGCCACGGCCGAAAAGGACCTAGGCATCAGCGTCGAGTTGATTGACCTGAGGACAATCTACCCTTGGGATAAGGAATGCGTCTTCGAAAGCGTCCGCAAAACGGGCAGGGCCATAGTTGTGCACGAATCCATGGTAAACCAAGGTGTTGGAGCTGAGGTCGCAGCGTGCATCCAGGAAGATGCCGATACTTTCAATCGACTCGAGGCTCCGGTCGAGCGGGTTGCCGGATGGAGTATACCCACGCCTCTTGCTTTTGAAAAGTTCAATGCCCCAGATGCTGCCA GAGTGTATGACAGGATCAAGAGGGTTATGGAGTATTAG
- a CDS encoding fluconazole resistance protein 1, translating to MVSHDVEKGSLHNTEESPTSTEVSNQDYHADDGFKSEHKTFVPIRTTRPDTVANEGGLSRAQSASSRSMTRTRSNNGYGCDDDDVEGGTPQSNDEGAFDPYEVKFDKGNQDPDCPRSMPRAKKWLIVFITSFGSLCVTCASSVYTSTYAQMNAEFGCSKIVATIGLSTFVLGIAMGPAWSPLSEFYGRRPIYLVSFALFAIWVIPSAVAQNIETMIIARFFQGLSGSAFLSVSGGTVGDLFASDEMSVPMALFTLAPFVGPSLGPLIGGFINFHVYWRWTHWVLFMWAVALLIALAVFVPETFHPVILRKKAQRLRKETGDERYKAPIERVTKSIPSTVGHSLLRPFQMLISEPICVALDVYSAILLGILYLFFGAFPLVFGVNHGFNLWQIGPTFLGLLVGMCFGVATTPYWDRVRHRLIAKLEKETGIDGISEPEFYLPQVIAGGIIIPIGLFWFAWTTYSSIHWIVPIIGSGVFAVGNMLVFKGIFTYLVDAYSTYSASALATNVFVRCAFAAAFPLFGIEMYDSLGYQWATSVLAFMTVAMLPFPFIFFYYGKSIRSKSKYATKS from the exons ATGGTTTCGCACGACGTGGAAAAGGGGTCCCTCCACAACACGGAGGAGAGCCCTACGTCGACCGAGGTCAGCAACCAGGACTATCACGCCGACGACGGTTTTAAATCAGAGCACAAGACCTTCGTACCCATACGGACCACGCGGCCCGACACCGTGGCCAATGAAGGGGGCTTATCCAGGGCCCAGTCGGCGTCGTCCAGGTCTATGACGCGCACGCGCTCCAACAACGGATACGGctgcgacgatgacgacgtcgAGGGCGGCACGCCTCAGTCCAACGACGAGGGTGCCTTCGACCCGTACGAGGTCAAGTTTGATAAGGGTAATCAGGATCCTGACTGCCCGAGGAGCATGCCCCGGGCTAAAAAGTGGCTGATCGTATTCATAACCTCGTTTGGGAGTCTTTGCGT AACATGCGCCAGCTCGGTGTACACCTCGACCTATGCGCAAATGAACGCCGAGTTTGGTTGCTCCAAGATCGTAGCCACAATCGGCCTGTCGACCTTCGTCCTGGGCATCGCAATGGGACCGGCATGGTCGCCCTTGAGCGAATTCTACGGCCGGCGGCCCATATACCTCGTCTCGTTTGCCCTCTTCGCCATCTGGGTCATTCCCTCAGCCGTGGCGCAAAACATCGAGACCATGATTATCGCCCGCTTCTTCCAGGGCCTGTCCGGAAGCGCCTTCCTCTCCGTCTCGGGCGGCACCGTGGGTGACCTGTTTGCCAGCGATGAGATGTCGGTGCCTATGGCGCTGTTCACCCTCGCGCCCTTTGTTGGTCCGAGCTTGGGACCGTTGATCGGAGGCTTCATCAACTTTCATGTGTACTGGCGGTGGACCCACTGGGTTCTTTTCATGTGGGCGGTTGCTCTTCTCATCGCCCTCGCGGTCTTTGTGCCCGAGACGTTTCATCCAGTCATCCTGCGCAAGAAAGCTCAGAGGCTCCGGAAGGAAACCGGGGATGAGAGGTATAAAGCACCCATTGAACGCGTGACCAAGTCTATCCCGAGCACCGTTGGGCACTCTCTGCTACGGCCGTTCCAGATGCTGATATCGGAGCCCATCTGCGTGGCCCTGGATGTCTACTCAGCCATCCTGCTGGGGATCCTGTACCTATTCTTTGGTgcattcccccttgtgtttGGTGTGAACCACGGCTTCAACCTTTGGCAGATTGGCCCGACCTTCCTCGGCCTGCTCGTCGGCATGTGCTTCGGCGTGGCGACAACCCCTTACTGGGATCGAGTTCGCCATCGTCTCATTGCCAAGCTCGAGAAGGAGACGGGTATCGATGGCATCAGCGAGCCCGAATTCTATCTACCACAAGTCATAGCTGGTGGTATAATAATCCCTATCGGGCTGTTTTGGTTTGCCTGGACGACATATTCCTCCATACACTGGATCGTCCCGATCATTGGTTCTGGTGTGTTTGCTGTAGG CAACATGTTGGTGTTCAAGGGTATATTCACGTACCTG gtcgacgCATATTCAACCTATTCGGCCAGCGCCCTGGCCACAAATGTGTTTGTGCGATGTGCTTTTGCCG CTGCATTTCCCCTGTTCGGCATCGAAATGTATGATTCTTTGGGTTACCAATGGGCCACGTCAGTACTGGCCTTTATGACGGTTGCGATGCTACCATTCCCTTTCATTTTCTTCTACTATGGAAAGTCAATACGTAGCAAGAGTAAATATGCCACCAAGTCATGA